The Paenibacillus sp. YPG26 genome includes a window with the following:
- a CDS encoding response regulator transcription factor, whose protein sequence is MSDQLNRILVVDDEERIRRLLKMYLEKEGYEIDEAEDGETALRKASTGDYGLILLDVMLPGIDGVEVCNRLRQVKSTPVLMLTAKGEEINRVQGFEVGADDYVVKPFSPREVIYRVKAILRRSSATAYLSKESGTSNNIVFPNLIIEHDAHRVTASGHEVSLTPKEYELLHYLAVSPDKVFSREELLKDVWNYEFFGDLRTVDTHVKRLREKLNKVSPESAGMITTVWGVGYKLEVAK, encoded by the coding sequence ATGTCAGATCAATTGAACCGCATTCTGGTAGTGGATGATGAGGAGCGTATACGCCGCCTGCTCAAGATGTACCTTGAGAAGGAAGGCTACGAGATTGATGAGGCGGAAGATGGTGAGACGGCGCTGCGCAAGGCAAGCACAGGCGATTATGGCCTGATTCTGCTTGATGTGATGCTTCCTGGCATCGATGGAGTCGAGGTCTGTAACCGGCTCAGACAGGTCAAATCTACACCCGTACTCATGCTGACGGCAAAGGGTGAGGAGATTAACCGGGTACAGGGCTTTGAGGTTGGCGCCGACGATTATGTCGTGAAGCCGTTCAGTCCGCGTGAGGTTATATATAGAGTCAAGGCTATCCTTCGGAGATCCTCGGCTACAGCTTATTTGTCCAAGGAGAGTGGGACAAGCAACAATATTGTTTTCCCGAATCTCATTATTGAGCATGATGCTCACCGGGTAACGGCCAGCGGACACGAGGTCAGCCTAACGCCAAAAGAATACGAACTGCTTCATTACTTGGCTGTATCGCCGGATAAAGTATTCTCTCGTGAAGAGCTCCTTAAGGATGTATGGAATTATGAATTCTTCGGTGATCTCCGTACGGTGGACACCCATGTGAAGCGGCTGCGTGAGAAGCTGAATAAGGTATCACCGGAGTCAGCGGGCATGATTACCACAGTATGGGGTGTCGGTTACAAGCTCGAGGTGGCTAAATAG
- the serA gene encoding phosphoglycerate dehydrogenase, which produces MYKVLVSDPISDLGIQQLVDAEDVVVEKKTGLSEEELIRIIPEYDALLVRSQTTVTEKIMAAGERLKVVGRAGVGVDNINLEAATQRGIIVINAPDGNTITTCEHALAMMMALARHIPQAYAKTISGTWDRKSFLGVELRNKTLGVLGMGRIGSEVAKRAKAFGMDILGYDPFLTEERAEKLGVKLASVDDIVRNADFITVHTPLTPETRGIISTPQFAVMKKGMRIINCARGGVIDENALVEAVNQGIVAGAAFDVFEHEPPQPDHPFLNNPKIIVTPHLGASTIEAQENVAIDVSEQVLHILRDEPFKNAVNMPPVAPSVMNKLQPYFGLGEKLGTIAAQINNEAVKEIVVNYAGDLSEVDTQPLTRYIVKGLLSRHFGNDVNIVNSMHLAKARDIDVVVSKSTATKDFTNLISVSLKLQSGEEQRVAGTLLSGYGDRVVQINKFPVDIEPKGNLIYISHNDKPGIIGKVGTLLGNNDVNIAAMQVGRKIVGGEAIMVLTVDKAVSKEVLEELIKLPEINAAQEIVLS; this is translated from the coding sequence ATGTATAAGGTGTTAGTATCGGATCCGATCAGTGATCTAGGGATTCAACAGCTCGTTGATGCAGAAGATGTCGTAGTAGAGAAAAAGACTGGGCTAAGTGAGGAAGAATTAATCCGCATTATCCCCGAGTACGACGCACTTCTCGTTCGCAGCCAAACAACAGTTACTGAGAAAATCATGGCAGCCGGTGAGCGCCTCAAAGTAGTAGGCCGTGCCGGTGTTGGTGTCGACAATATTAACCTTGAAGCAGCTACGCAGCGCGGAATCATTGTTATTAATGCTCCTGATGGTAACACCATCACTACCTGTGAGCATGCCTTGGCCATGATGATGGCCCTTGCCAGACATATTCCACAAGCCTATGCCAAGACCATTAGCGGAACCTGGGACCGCAAGTCCTTCCTTGGTGTCGAGCTCCGCAACAAAACCCTTGGTGTTCTGGGAATGGGACGCATCGGAAGTGAAGTTGCCAAGCGTGCCAAAGCTTTTGGTATGGACATCCTCGGTTATGACCCGTTCCTTACTGAAGAACGTGCCGAGAAGCTGGGTGTGAAGCTTGCAAGCGTTGATGATATTGTTCGTAACGCGGACTTCATCACTGTACACACACCATTAACGCCTGAGACACGCGGAATCATCTCCACACCTCAATTCGCGGTTATGAAGAAAGGCATGCGCATCATTAACTGTGCCCGCGGGGGAGTTATCGATGAGAATGCGCTTGTTGAAGCTGTGAATCAAGGAATCGTAGCCGGAGCAGCTTTCGACGTATTTGAACATGAGCCGCCACAGCCAGATCATCCGTTCTTGAACAACCCGAAGATTATTGTAACTCCTCACTTGGGTGCTTCAACGATTGAAGCTCAAGAGAACGTGGCTATCGATGTATCTGAGCAGGTTCTGCACATCCTGAGAGACGAGCCATTCAAGAATGCGGTGAACATGCCTCCGGTTGCTCCAAGCGTGATGAACAAGCTTCAACCATACTTCGGACTGGGTGAAAAGCTGGGTACGATCGCAGCTCAAATCAATAATGAAGCTGTTAAAGAGATTGTCGTTAACTATGCAGGCGACCTGTCCGAAGTGGACACTCAGCCTCTTACCCGCTATATTGTTAAAGGCCTTCTCTCCCGTCATTTCGGAAATGATGTGAATATTGTCAACTCCATGCACTTGGCTAAAGCTCGTGATATCGATGTGGTTGTATCCAAATCTACAGCAACCAAAGACTTCACGAACCTGATCAGCGTATCCCTCAAGCTTCAAAGCGGCGAAGAGCAGCGCGTTGCGGGAACTCTGCTATCCGGATATGGAGACCGTGTTGTACAAATCAACAAATTCCCTGTCGATATCGAGCCTAAAGGTAACCTGATCTACATCTCCCATAATGACAAACCAGGTATTATTGGTAAAGTCGGCACACTTCTTGGAAATAATGATGTGAACATCGCTGCGATGCAAGTTGGACGTAAAATCGTTGGCGGTGAGGCCATCATGGTGCTGACAGTCGATAAGGCTGTATCAAAGGAAGTGCTTGAAGAGTTGATCAAGCTTCCAGAGATCAATGCGGCACAAGAAATTGTCCTTTCCTAA
- a CDS encoding ATP-binding protein translates to MKRFWRTLVGKLWITIICLVGSVLMILGLFLLPYIDTNFTNSGAIKKLFTMVSIIGFSMTTFFALILFNKITLPMQQLIRAADSVRKGKYDTRLSLRTSDEIGELANSFNHMAEELENTIRSLNHEKEHLSSVLRSMNDAVITMDIEGSVILTNPPGDAVMHSWSSLLDEEDSLAHPESRRSGQPRVPEPLLPMFTRVLSEGGDQSANVHVKQGVWSVHMAPLASDGDIRGAVAVLRNVTEEVRLEKMRRDFVANVSHEIRTPLSMMQGYSEALLDGMAASPEESEELVQVIHDESLRMGRLVKDLLDLARMEAGHTDMVMRPLDVKELLERVYRKFSVRAKDREIELILHELMDSLVLEEANEDRLEQVLTNLLDNAFRHTPSGKRIEIQAQLMTQRGKRELRIEIKDEGGGIPPDDLPYIFERFYKADKARVREETGGTGLGLAIVKNIVEAHHGTITASSEVGQGTTFKLLLPVERQES, encoded by the coding sequence GTGAAAAGATTCTGGAGAACGCTCGTAGGTAAGCTGTGGATTACGATCATTTGTCTAGTCGGCAGTGTCCTTATGATACTCGGCCTTTTCCTGCTGCCTTACATAGATACCAACTTTACGAATTCGGGTGCGATCAAAAAGCTGTTCACCATGGTATCTATCATCGGGTTCTCGATGACCACGTTCTTCGCGCTTATTCTGTTCAACAAAATAACGCTTCCGATGCAGCAGCTGATCCGGGCTGCCGATTCTGTACGGAAAGGGAAATACGACACCAGACTATCTCTTCGTACTAGTGATGAGATCGGGGAGCTTGCCAATTCCTTCAACCATATGGCTGAAGAACTTGAGAATACAATTCGAAGCTTGAATCATGAGAAAGAGCATTTGTCGAGTGTCCTCCGCAGTATGAATGATGCGGTAATCACCATGGACATCGAGGGCTCCGTTATCTTGACCAATCCGCCAGGAGATGCGGTTATGCATTCGTGGAGCAGTCTGCTTGATGAAGAGGACAGCTTGGCTCATCCGGAATCCAGGCGTTCAGGCCAACCCAGGGTGCCCGAGCCGCTGCTCCCAATGTTCACAAGAGTACTGAGTGAAGGCGGGGACCAGAGCGCGAATGTGCACGTCAAGCAGGGGGTCTGGTCCGTTCATATGGCACCCCTGGCCTCGGACGGGGATATAAGGGGAGCTGTGGCCGTCCTGCGTAATGTTACGGAAGAGGTAAGGCTTGAGAAGATGCGGCGTGACTTTGTCGCTAACGTCTCGCATGAGATCCGGACACCGCTCTCTATGATGCAGGGCTACAGCGAAGCTCTGCTGGACGGTATGGCCGCTTCTCCGGAGGAAAGTGAAGAGCTTGTACAGGTCATTCATGACGAGTCCCTACGTATGGGCAGGCTGGTCAAGGACCTGCTTGACCTTGCACGTATGGAAGCAGGGCATACAGATATGGTGATGCGGCCGCTGGATGTCAAGGAGCTGCTTGAGCGGGTATACCGCAAGTTCAGTGTCCGGGCGAAAGACCGTGAGATAGAGCTGATCTTGCATGAGCTTATGGATAGCCTGGTTTTGGAGGAAGCGAACGAAGACCGCCTTGAACAGGTACTGACCAATCTGCTCGATAATGCGTTCAGGCATACTCCGAGCGGCAAGAGAATTGAGATTCAGGCCCAGCTCATGACTCAACGTGGTAAGCGTGAGCTTCGTATTGAGATCAAGGATGAAGGAGGAGGTATCCCGCCTGATGACCTGCCATACATTTTTGAACGCTTCTACAAAGCCGACAAGGCAAGGGTGCGTGAAGAGACCGGAGGAACAGGGCTAGGTCTTGCGATTGTGAAAAATATTGTCGAAGCCCACCACGGTACCATTACCGCCAGCAGTGAAGTCGGACAGGGTACAACCTTCAAGCTTCTGCTGCCTGTCGAAAGACAGGAGTCTTAA
- a CDS encoding cytochrome c biogenesis protein ResB: protein MISNTKCECGHQNRVGTVLCEACGKPLIELGEAGEILEMRYDGAARRSQRANPNFIDQIWNFFSSVKVAIYLIILTLLGAMLGTIYPQVSTFVNLPNPDEYYKKTYGTLGEIYYALGLADTYNSWWFILLLVLIGSSLVICSLDRVLPLYKALSKQKIKKHMEFLTRQRVVYQGPVQEKAEDWIKRATPVLKKKGYRVHSEDTALLAEKQRFSRWGPYVIHIGLIIFLLAVLFRGLPGLHMDEHVSFPEGEVKRIPGTTFYLKNEQFKVEYYSEQELPEEFRNTGKILPKLYQTKAVLYECTANCDDPSKTPALKEVARHDIEVNKPLDYKGLIAYQYDFDLTPKLRSVEPVLVNKVTGEEYGKLKLDMMNPERSYSLGPYTLELKNKYMDFMLNEDGEPTSKSPNPNAPAFLFLVKGPSLPEGGAQFIYFPKQIDKERFQQDLINEKLGGVEKKLDLDVKTMDDVDIIKSTSYLNIRIDRAMPFVWTGLAIVMLGLVLGFYWTHRRIWLRIDDGQLTLGGHTTKNFFGLRREVVSILKPLGVDVDEKSLDNGRNQE, encoded by the coding sequence ATGATTAGTAATACAAAATGTGAATGCGGACACCAGAACCGCGTGGGCACGGTACTCTGCGAGGCATGCGGCAAACCGCTGATTGAGCTTGGCGAGGCTGGAGAGATATTGGAGATGCGCTATGACGGAGCGGCACGTCGTTCCCAGCGTGCGAATCCGAATTTCATCGATCAGATCTGGAACTTCTTCTCCTCCGTTAAGGTTGCAATCTATCTGATTATCCTCACGTTACTTGGCGCCATGCTCGGTACCATCTATCCGCAGGTAAGCACATTCGTTAATCTGCCAAATCCGGATGAGTACTATAAGAAGACCTACGGAACGCTGGGAGAAATATATTATGCTCTGGGACTTGCGGATACATATAATTCATGGTGGTTCATTCTGCTCCTTGTCCTGATCGGCTCATCGCTTGTCATATGCAGTCTGGACCGCGTGCTGCCACTGTACAAGGCGCTATCCAAACAGAAGATCAAGAAGCACATGGAATTTCTGACCCGCCAGCGTGTTGTCTACCAGGGACCTGTTCAAGAAAAAGCCGAGGATTGGATAAAACGGGCGACTCCGGTTTTGAAGAAAAAAGGATACCGGGTTCATAGTGAAGATACGGCTCTGCTAGCGGAGAAACAAAGATTTAGCCGTTGGGGGCCTTATGTCATCCACATTGGTCTAATCATATTCTTGCTGGCTGTTCTATTTAGAGGACTGCCGGGGCTCCATATGGATGAGCATGTCAGCTTCCCGGAGGGGGAAGTTAAGCGGATTCCGGGGACCACTTTCTATTTGAAGAATGAGCAGTTCAAGGTGGAATATTACAGTGAGCAGGAGCTTCCTGAAGAGTTCCGGAACACAGGCAAGATCCTCCCGAAGCTGTATCAGACCAAGGCAGTCTTGTATGAATGTACGGCGAACTGTGATGACCCGTCCAAGACCCCGGCGCTGAAGGAAGTGGCGAGGCATGATATTGAAGTGAACAAGCCGCTGGATTACAAGGGACTCATAGCGTATCAGTATGATTTCGATCTTACTCCCAAGCTCCGATCTGTTGAGCCGGTGCTGGTTAATAAAGTAACCGGAGAAGAATACGGGAAGCTGAAGCTCGATATGATGAACCCGGAACGGAGTTATTCACTTGGACCCTATACCCTTGAGCTTAAGAACAAGTATATGGACTTTATGCTGAATGAGGATGGGGAGCCAACCTCCAAATCGCCGAACCCGAACGCACCGGCATTCCTCTTCCTGGTGAAGGGGCCTTCCCTTCCGGAGGGAGGCGCTCAGTTTATTTACTTTCCGAAGCAGATCGATAAAGAGCGGTTTCAGCAGGATTTGATAAATGAGAAGCTGGGCGGAGTAGAGAAGAAGCTGGATCTTGATGTCAAGACGATGGATGATGTCGATATCATAAAATCAACGAGCTACCTTAATATTCGCATAGACCGCGCGATGCCGTTCGTATGGACGGGTCTTGCGATAGTCATGCTTGGGCTTGTGCTCGGGTTCTACTGGACACACCGGCGGATCTGGCTCCGTATTGATGATGGGCAGCTTACCTTAGGCGGACATACGACCAAGAATTTCTTCGGTCTTCGCCGTGAAGTGGTCTCCATCCTGAAGCCGCTGGGTGTTGACGTAGATGAGAAGTCTCTGGATAACGGGAGGAACCAAGAATGA
- the ccsA gene encoding cytochrome c biogenesis protein CcsA: protein MSSQDLLEISKQAFMYSFFLYCIAFIAYAIAVIGKSWRNREPVSHERKWGRISFFISTAGLLGHLLYFGTRWAGAGRIPVSNMYEFMSFLSMMIMVAFTIVFIIYRKTLLGLFALPVAVIVMAYAAVFPAEVQPLIPSLKSIWLYIHVTLAATGEAFFAVGFAAAFMYLLRTVNFEGKEKVDRRQKWWVEFTMFSIIIVVGFIVAVFAFRAAGYQAVFSNEQISVDSAGVSTTKVNKVEYNLPPIVAPYDSKVESMQSFIGMNEPLLHAPSWVEGGTAGRKLNTIVWSIVAGAIIYLLLRLLVRRPLGKLVSPLLKGLDPDDLDEISYRAIAIGFPIFTLGALVFAMIWAQQAWGRFWGWDPKEVWALISWLYYSAYLHLRLSRGFQGRKASWIAVLGFLVIMFTLVGVNLVIAGLHSYAGTD, encoded by the coding sequence ATGAGCTCACAGGATTTATTGGAAATTAGTAAACAGGCCTTTATGTATTCTTTCTTCTTATACTGTATAGCCTTTATAGCCTATGCAATTGCTGTAATCGGGAAAAGCTGGAGAAATCGGGAACCGGTGAGTCACGAGCGTAAATGGGGCCGCATCTCCTTCTTCATCTCCACTGCGGGCTTGCTTGGACATCTATTATACTTCGGGACCCGCTGGGCGGGGGCTGGACGGATTCCGGTCAGTAACATGTATGAGTTTATGTCCTTTTTATCTATGATGATCATGGTTGCTTTTACGATCGTCTTCATCATCTACCGCAAAACCCTGCTTGGCTTGTTCGCGCTGCCGGTTGCGGTCATTGTAATGGCTTATGCGGCTGTCTTCCCGGCTGAAGTTCAGCCGCTTATTCCATCGCTGAAGTCGATCTGGCTGTATATTCACGTTACACTGGCTGCGACGGGTGAAGCTTTCTTCGCGGTCGGCTTCGCAGCGGCGTTTATGTATCTGCTGCGTACCGTGAACTTTGAGGGCAAGGAGAAAGTGGACCGCCGGCAAAAGTGGTGGGTGGAGTTCACTATGTTCTCCATAATCATAGTTGTCGGCTTTATAGTTGCTGTCTTTGCTTTCCGTGCTGCAGGCTATCAGGCGGTATTCTCAAATGAACAGATTTCGGTGGATTCGGCAGGTGTATCCACGACCAAAGTGAACAAAGTGGAGTACAACCTGCCTCCTATCGTGGCTCCTTATGACAGCAAGGTGGAGAGTATGCAGAGCTTCATCGGGATGAATGAACCGCTGCTTCATGCTCCTTCCTGGGTAGAGGGGGGAACGGCTGGGCGGAAGCTCAATACGATCGTATGGTCCATTGTTGCGGGCGCGATTATATATCTGCTTCTAAGGCTGTTGGTACGCCGCCCCTTGGGTAAGCTGGTGTCTCCGCTCTTAAAAGGATTAGACCCGGATGACCTGGATGAAATCAGTTACCGCGCGATTGCGATCGGCTTCCCGATCTTTACCCTGGGCGCTCTTGTCTTCGCGATGATCTGGGCCCAGCAGGCCTGGGGCCGGTTCTGGGGTTGGGACCCGAAGGAGGTCTGGGCACTCATTAGCTGGCTGTATTACAGCGCCTATCTGCATCTGCGGCTGTCGCGAGGCTTCCAGGGCCGGAAGGCTTCCTGGATTGCGGTGCTGGGCTTCCTGGTCATCATGTTCACACTCGTTGGGGTGAATCTGGTTATTGCGGGACTGCACTCCTATGCAGGGACAGATTAA
- a CDS encoding type II CAAX endopeptidase family protein, with the protein MKKFKFGKIEIKPIEPGQLNERLLLINLYITQGLALLIGLIVVFFQKQSLMKLFELPEGLGFLYWGAGLAGLMFTIDLVLSKVIPEESMDDGGINEMLFRKRPVWHIILIAAFVAICEELLFRGAIQHAIGPYWTSIIFAIIHIRYLKHWIPTGWVFLSSYGLGYIYIHSGTLWAPIVCHFIIDLVSGMIIRFRRAR; encoded by the coding sequence ATGAAAAAATTCAAGTTTGGCAAGATCGAGATTAAGCCTATTGAGCCAGGGCAGCTGAATGAGCGGCTATTATTAATTAATTTGTATATTACCCAGGGTCTGGCCTTACTCATTGGTCTTATTGTAGTGTTCTTCCAGAAACAAAGTCTTATGAAGCTGTTTGAGCTCCCGGAAGGTCTTGGATTTCTGTATTGGGGGGCGGGGCTTGCCGGACTAATGTTCACCATTGATCTGGTGCTGTCCAAAGTGATTCCGGAAGAAAGCATGGATGATGGCGGCATTAACGAAATGCTATTTAGAAAAAGACCTGTATGGCACATTATCCTTATTGCGGCTTTTGTCGCGATTTGTGAGGAGCTCCTATTCCGCGGGGCAATTCAGCATGCCATTGGTCCCTACTGGACAAGCATTATTTTTGCTATTATTCATATAAGATATTTGAAGCACTGGATTCCGACAGGCTGGGTATTTCTTAGCAGTTATGGACTGGGTTACATCTACATTCATTCAGGAACGTTATGGGCACCTATTGTGTGCCATTTCATCATAGACCTGGTGTCTGGAATGATTATTCGATTTCGGAGGGCAAGATGA